The following are encoded in a window of Manihot esculenta cultivar AM560-2 chromosome 8, M.esculenta_v8, whole genome shotgun sequence genomic DNA:
- the LOC110620080 gene encoding ER membrane protein complex subunit 2 isoform X1 encodes MVTKIEETQLNMLESQVEHGGGGAWEYICLVKKLKVRRSDKVLKHGLSILNDPKKRSSLGPDEWTLYEQMAIAAMDCQCLDVAKDCINVLQKRFPESKRVGRLEGMLLEAKGSWTEAEKAYTSLLEDNPLDQAIHKRRVALAKAQGNMSGAIEILNKYLEIFMADSDAWRELAEIYVSLQMYKQAAFCYEELILSQPTVPLYHLAYADVLYTLGGLENLQAAKKYYSSTIELTGGKNTRALFGICLVSSLSFSLDNQEVMLIFKAAFILMMPECSFIILCFLICMIEKRMLRTLLCCPVYICHCTTHKRAKQGRQG; translated from the exons ATGGTGACCAAAATAGAGGAGACACAGTTGAATATGTTGGAGAGTCAGGTGGAGCATGGAGGAGGTGGTGCTTGGGAGTATATCTGTTTGGTCAAGAAGCTCAAAGTTAGGCGTTCTGACAAGGTCTTGAAACATGGTTTATCCATCTTGAATGATCCCAAGAAGCGATCTAGTCTTGGTCCTGATG AATGGACGCTCTATGAACAGATGGCGATTGCAGCCATGGACTGCCAATGTCTTGACGTTGCAAAG GATTGCATTAATGTGTTGCAGAAAAGATTTCCAGAGAGCAAAAGGGTTG GCAGGCTGGAGGGGATGCTACTTGAAGCAAAGGGATCTTGGACAGAGGCAGAAAAGGCTTACACAAGCTTGTTAGAGGATAATCCATTGGATCAG GCAATACACAAAAGGAGGGTTGCTTTGGCAAAGGCACAAGGCAACATGTCAGGAGCTATTGAAATTCTCAACAAATATCTAGAAAT ATTTATGGCAGATTCTGATGCCTGGAGAGAACTTGCTGAGATATATGTTTCCCTACAGAT GTACAAGCAAGCAGCTTTCTGCTACGAGGAGTTAATACTATCACAGCCTACAGTCCCTCTATATCATTTAGCCTATGCTGAT GTGCTTTACACACTTGGTGGATTAGAAAACCTTCAGGCAGCTAAGAAATATTATTCATCCACAATAGAGTTGACTGGGGGCAAGAACACCAGAGCGCTTTTTGGTATTTGTTTGGTgagctctctctctttctctctagaCAACCAAGAAGTAATGCTTATATTCAAAGCTGCATTTATTTTAATGATGCCGGAATGCAGTTTCATCATTTTGTGTTTCCTCATCTGCATGATTGAAAAAAGAATGCTACGAACCCTTTTATGTTGTCCAGTGTACATCTGCCATTGCACAACTCACAAAAGGGCGAAACAAGGAAGACAAGGATAG
- the LOC110620080 gene encoding ER membrane protein complex subunit 2 isoform X2, with protein MVTKIEETQLNMLESQVEHGGGGAWEYICLVKKLKVRRSDKVLKHGLSILNDPKKRSSLGPDEWTLYEQMAIAAMDCQCLDVAKDCINVLQKRFPESKRVGRLEGMLLEAKGSWTEAEKAYTSLLEDNPLDQAIHKRRVALAKAQGNMSGAIEILNKYLEIFMADSDAWRELAEIYVSLQMYKQAAFCYEELILSQPTVPLYHLAYADVLYTLGGLENLQAAKKYYSSTIELTGGKNTRALFGICLCTSAIAQLTKGRNKEDKDSPDLQSLATAALEKDYKQRAAAKVPVLASALKSLIVSS; from the exons ATGGTGACCAAAATAGAGGAGACACAGTTGAATATGTTGGAGAGTCAGGTGGAGCATGGAGGAGGTGGTGCTTGGGAGTATATCTGTTTGGTCAAGAAGCTCAAAGTTAGGCGTTCTGACAAGGTCTTGAAACATGGTTTATCCATCTTGAATGATCCCAAGAAGCGATCTAGTCTTGGTCCTGATG AATGGACGCTCTATGAACAGATGGCGATTGCAGCCATGGACTGCCAATGTCTTGACGTTGCAAAG GATTGCATTAATGTGTTGCAGAAAAGATTTCCAGAGAGCAAAAGGGTTG GCAGGCTGGAGGGGATGCTACTTGAAGCAAAGGGATCTTGGACAGAGGCAGAAAAGGCTTACACAAGCTTGTTAGAGGATAATCCATTGGATCAG GCAATACACAAAAGGAGGGTTGCTTTGGCAAAGGCACAAGGCAACATGTCAGGAGCTATTGAAATTCTCAACAAATATCTAGAAAT ATTTATGGCAGATTCTGATGCCTGGAGAGAACTTGCTGAGATATATGTTTCCCTACAGAT GTACAAGCAAGCAGCTTTCTGCTACGAGGAGTTAATACTATCACAGCCTACAGTCCCTCTATATCATTTAGCCTATGCTGAT GTGCTTTACACACTTGGTGGATTAGAAAACCTTCAGGCAGCTAAGAAATATTATTCATCCACAATAGAGTTGACTGGGGGCAAGAACACCAGAGCGCTTTTTGGTATTTGTTTG TGTACATCTGCCATTGCACAACTCACAAAAGGGCGAAACAAGGAAGACAAGGATAGCCCAGACCTGCAATCTCTTGCAACTGCAGCCTTGGAGAAGGACTACAAGCAAAGAGCTGCTGCCAAGGTTCCTGTGCTTGCTTCAGCATTAAAAAGCCTGATAGTTTCATCATAA